A portion of the Deinococcus peraridilitoris DSM 19664 genome contains these proteins:
- a CDS encoding glycosyltransferase family 2 protein produces the protein MTHHTYNDTDNLNNRAPLTSLAAQTARQNPTVTVVVPTKNEAKNLPHVLPLIPSWVDEVILVDANSTDGTVEVAQKLMPNIRVVQQDRKGKGNALRCGFAAAKGDIIVMIDADGSTDPREMGRFVRALREGADFVKGSRFLQGGGTSDMEYIRMFGNWGLNMAVRTLIGGRFTDLCYGYNAFWKRVLPILELESDGFEIETEMNVRALKAGLKIVEVHSFEAERIHGTSNLRTWPDGWRVLKTIFRERFRHQRKANEVVEVEMELPEVSRAQA, from the coding sequence ATGACTCACCATACTTACAACGACACTGACAACCTGAACAACCGCGCGCCCCTCACCTCCCTTGCCGCCCAGACCGCGCGTCAGAACCCCACCGTGACGGTGGTGGTGCCCACCAAGAACGAAGCGAAGAACCTGCCGCACGTGCTGCCCCTGATTCCGTCCTGGGTCGACGAGGTGATTCTGGTCGACGCCAACTCTACCGACGGCACCGTCGAAGTGGCCCAGAAGCTGATGCCGAACATCCGCGTGGTGCAGCAGGACCGCAAGGGCAAAGGCAACGCGCTGCGCTGCGGTTTTGCGGCCGCCAAGGGCGACATCATCGTGATGATCGACGCCGACGGCTCCACCGACCCGCGTGAAATGGGACGCTTCGTGCGTGCCCTGCGCGAAGGTGCCGACTTCGTCAAGGGCTCGCGCTTCTTGCAGGGTGGCGGCACCTCGGACATGGAGTACATCCGCATGTTCGGCAACTGGGGACTCAACATGGCAGTGCGTACCCTGATCGGTGGACGCTTCACCGACCTGTGCTATGGCTACAATGCCTTCTGGAAGCGCGTGCTGCCCATTCTGGAACTCGAGAGCGACGGCTTTGAAATCGAAACCGAGATGAACGTGCGGGCGCTGAAGGCCGGCCTCAAGATCGTCGAGGTGCACAGCTTCGAAGCCGAGCGTATCCACGGCACCAGCAACCTGCGCACCTGGCCCGACGGCTGGCGCGTCCTGAAGACCATCTTCCGCGAACGCTTCCGCCATCAGCGC
- a CDS encoding mannose-1-phosphate guanylyltransferase, which translates to MNQFVSVILAGGSGERFWPLSRKHKPKQFLSLDHTGSTLLQATAERLLAIHPNTDNLYVITSAEYRGLVLEQLPELPVENLIVEPFARDTAPAVLYATLCLQKRYDNPIIGFFPADHRVTSDERFERCMLRAADAAERHGSLVVLGIEPNFPATGYGYIRRGESVPGRGVYHVSHFAEKPDVETAQAYLDTGVYCWNSGMLVASMNTLLEEFRTHQNELLTVLSAAKNRLSTREAYASTEKISFDYAILEKSKRVHVVPGDFDWDDLGDWNALERLLKNNHGAPSSGRHVGLDTEGVLLYNTNSNELIVTIGLEDVTIVSDKEVTLVVRKERTQDIKKVVQQLKNTPGLERFA; encoded by the coding sequence ATGAATCAATTCGTATCGGTCATTTTGGCGGGCGGCAGTGGAGAGCGGTTCTGGCCGCTTTCCCGCAAGCACAAGCCCAAACAGTTTTTGTCACTCGATCACACGGGCAGCACGCTGCTGCAGGCCACCGCCGAGCGGCTGCTCGCCATTCACCCCAACACCGACAACCTGTATGTCATCACGAGCGCCGAGTACCGTGGGCTGGTGCTCGAGCAGCTTCCCGAATTGCCGGTCGAGAACCTGATCGTCGAACCGTTTGCCCGTGATACTGCGCCTGCGGTGCTGTACGCCACGCTGTGCCTGCAAAAGCGCTACGACAATCCGATCATCGGCTTTTTTCCGGCTGACCACCGGGTCACCAGTGATGAACGCTTCGAGCGTTGCATGCTGCGCGCCGCCGACGCTGCCGAGCGTCACGGCTCGCTGGTCGTGCTGGGCATCGAACCCAATTTTCCGGCCACCGGCTACGGCTACATCCGGCGCGGCGAAAGCGTACCGGGCCGTGGCGTCTACCACGTGTCGCACTTTGCCGAGAAACCCGATGTGGAGACGGCTCAGGCTTACCTTGACACCGGTGTCTACTGCTGGAACAGCGGCATGCTGGTTGCCAGCATGAACACGCTGCTCGAGGAATTTCGTACCCATCAGAACGAGCTGCTGACCGTGCTGAGCGCAGCCAAGAACCGCCTGAGCACCCGCGAAGCCTACGCCAGCACCGAGAAGATCAGCTTCGACTACGCCATTCTGGAAAAATCCAAGCGTGTGCATGTCGTGCCCGGCGACTTCGACTGGGACGATCTGGGTGACTGGAACGCCCTGGAACGGCTGCTCAAGAACAACCACGGTGCGCCCAGCTCGGGACGCCATGTCGGACTCGACACCGAGGGCGTACTGCTGTACAACACCAACAGCAACGAGCTGATTGTCACCATCGGACTCGAGGACGTCACCATCGTCAGCGACAAGGAAGTCACGCTGGTCGTTCGCAAAGAGCGCACTCAGGACATTAAAAAAGTGGTTCAGCAACTCAAGAACACACCCGGACTCGAACGCTTCGCCTGA
- a CDS encoding lysophospholipid acyltransferase family protein — MRGRLRHLLLGRTLLWQTAHCLKRLPETLSPAERDAAQKQASARLLRHLRVQLDTTGLEHIMDGPYLVVPLHEGIADVLCLAQLPLPLRFVARDEIFNWPHVGPAIRRLGHVSINPESGARGYRELLRRAEGILKGGESLAMFPQGSLLGIETDFQRGAFVLARQLNVPLLPVVMTGAHRVWEHPFTPRLRYGVRVGMRVLPPTPAPDGHRYTPDELRLTLRQLMKRHALDGSMPAPRRYRPERDGFWDGFRFDIDPDFPELHHQIAERRRSHGPAA, encoded by the coding sequence GTGAGGGGGCGCCTGCGTCACCTGCTGCTGGGGCGGACGCTGCTGTGGCAGACCGCACACTGTCTGAAGCGGCTCCCGGAGACCCTTTCGCCCGCCGAGCGTGACGCCGCCCAGAAACAGGCCAGCGCCCGGCTGCTGCGCCACCTGCGGGTCCAACTGGACACGACCGGGCTGGAGCACATCATGGACGGCCCGTATCTGGTGGTACCCCTGCATGAAGGCATCGCGGACGTGCTTTGCCTGGCGCAGCTTCCCTTACCACTGCGGTTCGTCGCGCGTGACGAGATCTTCAACTGGCCGCACGTGGGGCCGGCCATCCGGCGCCTGGGGCACGTCAGCATCAATCCGGAAAGCGGGGCGCGCGGTTACCGGGAACTGTTACGCCGCGCGGAGGGCATTCTGAAAGGTGGAGAAAGCCTGGCAATGTTTCCGCAAGGTTCACTGCTGGGCATCGAGACGGACTTTCAGCGTGGTGCATTTGTGCTGGCGCGGCAGCTGAACGTACCCCTTCTGCCAGTGGTCATGACGGGCGCCCACCGCGTCTGGGAGCATCCTTTCACGCCGCGCCTGCGCTACGGCGTGCGGGTCGGTATGCGTGTGCTGCCGCCAACACCTGCTCCGGATGGGCACCGTTACACACCGGATGAGCTGCGTCTTACGCTGCGCCAACTGATGAAGCGTCACGCCCTGGACGGGAGCATGCCCGCGCCGCGCCGTTACCGGCCCGAACGCGACGGTTTCTGGGACGGCTTTCGCTTCGACATCGATCCGGACTTTCCCGAGCTTCATCACCAGATTGCCGAGCGCCGACGCTCGCACGGACCTGCAGCTTAG
- a CDS encoding nucleoside deaminase: protein MTEAQEQFMREAAQLALENVHSAQGGPFGAVIVRDGEVIARGMNRVTSTSDPTAHAEVVAIREAAHRLGTFDLSGCEIYTSCEPCPMCLGAIYWARLNRVYYGCTQADADAIGFSDQFIYEELARPQDQRRLEMRQLGREVSLQAFEAWTVSQSKVPY from the coding sequence ATGACCGAGGCCCAGGAACAATTTATGCGGGAAGCGGCCCAGCTGGCGCTCGAGAACGTGCACAGCGCTCAGGGCGGTCCCTTTGGCGCCGTTATCGTGCGCGACGGCGAGGTGATCGCCCGGGGCATGAACCGCGTGACCAGCACGAGTGACCCGACCGCTCACGCCGAGGTCGTGGCGATTCGTGAAGCAGCCCACCGGCTTGGAACCTTCGACTTGTCGGGCTGCGAAATCTACACCAGCTGTGAGCCCTGTCCCATGTGCCTGGGTGCCATCTACTGGGCCCGGCTGAACCGGGTCTACTACGGCTGCACCCAGGCCGATGCGGACGCCATCGGATTCAGTGACCAGTTCATCTACGAGGAACTTGCCCGTCCGCAAGACCAGCGTCGTTTGGAAATGCGGCAGCTCGGACGTGAAGTGTCGCTGCAGGCCTTCGAGGCCTGGACCGTCAGCCAGAGCAAGGTTCCATACTGA
- a CDS encoding GGDEF domain-containing protein, whose protein sequence is MFLAWRNLRSLADQALSANTEAEIEFRRHALLAVLAIATVTSLITLALAIALDFQNSDKIGLAIVTAKNLGFFLLLRQRPQLLMPLGALHFAILAVTTVVKFSDAVLDEQVTYGLGAYSYWLPMVYVTAFLVFRGRTALIAALVPFTAVLAVGVAFWASSSIPVGTKTAYAYLFVQVYLTHAAFITTFVFLAILLDRYMRAIRTAENEAKFAYADDLTGLANRRQLTHWLKSHLARAASRNEALSVILFDLDHFKRVNDTLGHDTGDAVLQATAHSLMTALRRTTLFGRWGGEEFLVILPATTAEQAEVIAQRIRMAVASVEHAGLGRITASCGVAELLPGETLASLLRRADQASYQAKYDGRDCVRIAA, encoded by the coding sequence ATGTTTCTTGCCTGGCGGAATTTACGCTCGCTTGCCGATCAGGCACTCTCCGCGAATACGGAAGCCGAGATAGAGTTTCGTCGGCACGCCCTGCTGGCTGTGCTGGCAATCGCCACCGTGACCTCTTTGATCACCCTGGCGCTGGCAATTGCCCTCGACTTTCAGAACAGCGACAAGATCGGGCTTGCAATCGTCACCGCGAAGAATCTGGGCTTCTTCCTGCTGCTGCGGCAGCGTCCCCAGTTGCTCATGCCGCTCGGTGCCCTGCACTTCGCGATTCTCGCGGTGACCACTGTCGTGAAATTTTCGGATGCGGTGCTGGACGAACAAGTGACGTATGGCCTGGGGGCTTACTCGTACTGGCTGCCCATGGTATACGTGACAGCTTTTCTGGTGTTCCGAGGACGGACGGCGCTGATAGCGGCCCTGGTGCCGTTCACGGCGGTACTGGCCGTTGGGGTGGCCTTTTGGGCTTCGTCGTCCATTCCTGTGGGCACCAAAACCGCTTATGCCTACCTGTTCGTGCAGGTCTACCTGACGCACGCGGCGTTCATCACGACCTTCGTCTTCCTGGCAATCTTGCTCGACCGGTACATGCGCGCCATCCGCACTGCGGAAAACGAAGCGAAGTTTGCTTACGCTGACGATCTCACCGGCCTTGCCAACCGGCGGCAGTTGACCCACTGGCTCAAAAGTCATCTGGCACGCGCCGCAAGCAGGAATGAAGCGCTGAGCGTGATTCTCTTTGACCTGGACCACTTCAAGCGCGTGAACGACACGCTGGGGCACGATACCGGAGACGCCGTGCTCCAGGCCACGGCACACTCGCTCATGACCGCCCTGCGCCGCACCACGCTGTTCGGGCGCTGGGGAGGCGAGGAGTTTCTGGTCATTCTTCCCGCGACCACTGCCGAGCAGGCAGAAGTGATTGCACAACGCATCCGAATGGCCGTGGCCAGCGTGGAACACGCCGGGCTGGGGCGCATCACCGCCAGCTGCGGCGTTGCCGAGCTGCTTCCAGGCGAAACGCTGGCCTCGCTCCTCAGACGTGCCGACCAGGCTTCCTATCAGGCCAAATACGACGGACGCGACTGCGTGCGCATCGCCGCCTGA
- the xpt gene encoding xanthine phosphoribosyltransferase, which translates to MHALVQAIAQQGTVLPGGLLKVDGLVNHQLQPQLTAMMGETFAAHFRELAPNKILTIEVSGIAPALVTSLQLGVPMVYARKKKPVTMHERTFTAQSVSRTKGGVVDLFVSSEYLGQEDRVVVIDDFLASGKTLLALADIIHESGATLLGLGCVIEKAFEHGRENLASLGVPIHTLAIIHEMSEARDIRVTAGH; encoded by the coding sequence ATGCACGCTCTCGTTCAGGCCATTGCGCAACAAGGAACCGTTCTGCCGGGTGGCCTGCTCAAAGTGGACGGACTGGTCAATCACCAGCTGCAGCCGCAGCTCACCGCGATGATGGGTGAGACGTTCGCTGCTCATTTTCGTGAACTCGCGCCCAACAAAATCCTGACCATCGAGGTGAGTGGCATCGCGCCCGCCCTGGTGACCTCTCTGCAGCTGGGCGTGCCCATGGTGTACGCCCGCAAGAAGAAGCCCGTCACCATGCACGAGCGCACTTTCACGGCCCAGAGCGTCAGCCGTACCAAGGGCGGCGTGGTGGACCTGTTTGTCAGCAGCGAGTACCTTGGCCAAGAGGACCGTGTGGTGGTCATCGACGACTTTCTGGCGAGCGGCAAGACCCTGCTGGCGCTGGCCGACATCATCCACGAAAGCGGCGCCACGCTGCTGGGGCTGGGCTGCGTCATCGAGAAAGCCTTCGAGCATGGCCGTGAGAACCTGGCGTCGCTGGGCGTGCCGATTCATACCCTGGCGATCATCCACGAGATGAGCGAGGCACGCGACATTCGGGTCACGGCCGGACACTGA
- a CDS encoding metallophosphoesterase family protein has protein sequence MQVGVISDTHGLLRPEALAALAGSDLILHAGDVGKPEILARLADLAPTLAVRGNVDRSEWARDLPETLVHVAAGVWFYLLHDVRALDLSPGPAGFRVVVSGHSHRASLEERAGVLYLNPGAAGPRRFRLPLCVALLHLEGGEVRTELRELSVRP, from the coding sequence ATGCAAGTCGGCGTGATTTCGGATACGCATGGACTGCTGCGCCCTGAAGCGCTGGCAGCGCTCGCCGGCAGCGACCTGATTCTGCACGCGGGCGATGTGGGCAAGCCGGAAATTCTGGCGCGCCTCGCTGACCTCGCGCCCACCCTGGCCGTGCGCGGCAACGTGGACCGGAGCGAGTGGGCCCGCGACCTCCCCGAGACCCTGGTCCACGTTGCCGCGGGTGTCTGGTTCTACCTGCTGCACGACGTGCGGGCGCTTGACCTCTCCCCTGGCCCGGCCGGGTTTCGGGTGGTGGTCAGCGGACACTCGCACCGGGCAAGTCTCGAAGAGCGCGCCGGGGTGCTGTACCTCAATCCGGGCGCAGCCGGGCCGCGCCGCTTTCGTCTGCCCCTCTGCGTGGCCCTGCTGCACCTTGAGGGGGGCGAGGTCCGCACCGAGCTGCGCGAACTCAGTGTCCGGCCGTGA
- a CDS encoding adenylate kinase-like kinase, which yields MGSVQRIIVIGTTGSGKTTFARELALRLQVPHAEQDAWNHEPDWQEAPLERFRAHVEAFTAQPCWVMDGNYRKARDIGWPRADTVVWLDYPAPLVFWRLLRRTLRRGLTGEELWNGNRERLGMNLVSRDGILAWFFRTHWRRRRETPGELARFAHLHVLRFRSPGQARAWLRQVQPS from the coding sequence ATGGGCAGTGTGCAGCGCATCATCGTGATCGGAACGACCGGCAGCGGCAAGACCACCTTCGCGCGGGAGCTCGCGCTTCGCTTGCAGGTGCCGCATGCCGAGCAGGACGCCTGGAACCACGAGCCTGACTGGCAGGAAGCACCGCTGGAACGCTTCCGGGCACACGTCGAGGCCTTCACCGCGCAGCCCTGCTGGGTGATGGACGGAAATTACCGCAAGGCGCGCGACATCGGCTGGCCGCGCGCGGACACGGTGGTCTGGCTCGACTACCCGGCCCCGCTGGTGTTCTGGCGCCTGCTGCGGCGCACCCTGCGGCGCGGCCTGACCGGCGAGGAACTCTGGAACGGCAACCGCGAGCGCCTGGGCATGAACCTTGTGTCACGTGACGGTATTCTGGCCTGGTTCTTTCGTACCCACTGGCGCCGGCGCCGGGAGACTCCCGGGGAACTTGCCCGCTTTGCGCACCTGCACGTGCTGCGCTTTCGCTCGCCCGGTCAGGCGCGGGCGTGGCTGCGTCAGGTACAACCTTCCTGA
- a CDS encoding S8 family peptidase, whose protein sequence is MKNTKLVLGLGLALSLAACGGTSTDTNATVDPMVAPLKAPVSASQTIPGSYIVVLKEGVEPRGLAQAAGVVPTFVYSIVNGFAGQLNEGQLNALRRNPNVEYIEQDQVYKADATQYMDGAGDPWGLDRINQRDLPLDGAYTYTYTGDGVRAYIIDTGLDAGHADFEGRAQNVYDAFGGNGNDCNGHGTHVGGTVGGKTYGVAKKSLLRGVKVLDCAGSGSTSGIIAAVDWVRTNHIKPAVANMSLGGGKSSTLNTAVVNLSNAGVYVAVAAGNENQDACNVSPASAGLNTAVTTVAASDKTDTKASFSNFGGCVDIYAPGVGIKSAWIGSGTTETNTISGTSMASPHVAGVGALVKHRYGDISSASVWNYIYNAATPSKIKSNPSGTPNLLLYKYVTAW, encoded by the coding sequence ATGAAAAACACCAAACTCGTTCTCGGCCTCGGTCTCGCCCTCTCTCTCGCCGCCTGCGGTGGTACCAGCACGGACACCAACGCCACCGTGGACCCAATGGTCGCGCCGCTGAAAGCGCCCGTCAGCGCCAGCCAGACCATTCCGGGCTCGTACATCGTGGTGCTCAAGGAAGGCGTCGAGCCGCGCGGTCTCGCGCAGGCTGCCGGGGTGGTGCCGACCTTCGTGTACAGCATCGTCAATGGTTTCGCAGGACAGCTCAATGAAGGCCAATTGAACGCCCTGCGCCGCAACCCCAACGTGGAGTACATCGAGCAGGACCAGGTCTACAAGGCAGACGCGACCCAGTACATGGACGGCGCGGGCGACCCCTGGGGTCTTGACCGCATCAACCAGCGCGACCTGCCGCTCGACGGCGCCTACACCTACACCTACACCGGCGACGGCGTGCGCGCCTACATCATCGACACCGGGCTTGACGCCGGCCACGCCGATTTCGAGGGCCGCGCTCAGAACGTCTACGACGCTTTCGGTGGCAACGGCAACGATTGCAACGGCCACGGCACGCACGTGGGGGGCACGGTGGGCGGCAAGACCTACGGCGTGGCCAAAAAATCCCTGCTGCGCGGTGTGAAAGTGCTCGACTGCGCCGGCTCGGGCTCGACTTCCGGCATCATCGCCGCCGTGGACTGGGTGCGCACCAACCACATCAAACCCGCCGTGGCGAACATGAGCCTGGGCGGCGGTAAATCCTCCACCCTCAACACCGCCGTCGTGAACCTTTCGAACGCCGGGGTGTACGTCGCCGTCGCCGCCGGCAACGAAAACCAGGACGCCTGCAACGTGTCGCCTGCCAGTGCCGGGCTCAACACGGCTGTCACGACGGTCGCCGCGTCGGACAAAACAGACACCAAAGCCTCCTTCTCGAACTTCGGTGGCTGCGTGGACATCTACGCGCCCGGCGTGGGCATCAAGTCGGCCTGGATCGGCAGTGGCACCACCGAAACCAACACCATCAGCGGCACTTCCATGGCCTCTCCGCACGTGGCGGGCGTGGGCGCCCTGGTCAAGCACCGTTATGGTGATATCTCCTCGGCGTCGGTGTGGAATTACATCTACAACGCCGCGACACCCTCGAAGATCAAGAGCAACCCCAGCGGCACCCCCAACCTGCTGCTGTACAAGTACGTCACCGCCTGGTAA
- a CDS encoding S8 family peptidase: MRRHGLVGILSLSLVLAACGQSNLSSSPEQTTSAQGSHEFVEGELLLQLNAGLTAQSLSALETRLGVQAVERLAVTDGAPLYLARITNGRSVQQALADINASGSVRFAEPNWIYTHAATSNDPYYVDGTLWGMYGDTTSPKNEFGSQAGEAWANNRTGSKSVYIGVIDEGIDFNHPDLSANIWVNPHDPADGVDNDGNGYVDDVRGWDFANGNNTIYDGNRKEGTDEHGTHVAGTIGGVGGNGVGVAGVNWNVTMISGKFLGSRGGTTANAIKAVDYFTDLKKRHGLNIVATSNSWGGGGFSQALLDAINRGGNAGILFIAAAGNGGSDGVGDNNDTTANYPSNYECTANGSYDCVVAVAAIAKDGSLARFSNYGAKTVDLGAPGVAVMSTLPGNTYGSYNGTSMATPHVSGGAALYASTHAGASATQIRQAIMDAAQATPTASLQNKTVTNGRLNVGAF; this comes from the coding sequence ATGCGTAGACACGGTCTGGTCGGCATCCTTTCGCTTTCTTTGGTCCTCGCGGCGTGCGGACAGAGCAATCTGTCCAGCAGCCCCGAACAAACGACAAGCGCACAAGGCTCTCACGAATTTGTCGAGGGCGAACTGCTCCTGCAACTCAACGCAGGCTTGACCGCGCAGTCTCTCAGCGCCCTCGAAACCAGGCTCGGTGTGCAGGCCGTCGAGAGGCTGGCCGTGACCGACGGGGCGCCGCTCTATCTCGCGCGCATCACCAACGGCCGCAGCGTTCAGCAGGCACTGGCCGACATCAACGCCAGCGGCAGCGTGCGCTTTGCCGAACCGAACTGGATCTACACCCACGCCGCCACCAGCAACGATCCGTATTACGTCGACGGCACGCTGTGGGGCATGTACGGTGACACCACCAGCCCGAAAAACGAGTTCGGTAGCCAGGCCGGTGAAGCCTGGGCAAACAACCGCACCGGCAGCAAGAGCGTCTACATCGGCGTGATCGACGAAGGCATCGACTTCAATCACCCTGACCTCAGCGCCAACATCTGGGTCAACCCGCATGACCCTGCCGACGGCGTCGACAACGACGGCAACGGTTACGTCGACGACGTGCGTGGCTGGGACTTTGCCAACGGCAACAACACCATTTACGACGGCAACCGGAAAGAAGGCACCGACGAGCACGGCACGCACGTCGCAGGCACCATCGGCGGCGTCGGCGGCAACGGCGTCGGCGTGGCGGGCGTCAACTGGAACGTCACCATGATCAGCGGCAAGTTCCTCGGCTCGCGCGGCGGCACCACCGCGAACGCCATCAAGGCGGTCGATTACTTCACCGACCTCAAGAAACGCCACGGGCTGAACATTGTGGCGACCAGCAACTCGTGGGGCGGCGGCGGCTTCTCGCAGGCGCTGCTCGACGCCATCAACCGGGGCGGCAATGCGGGCATCCTGTTCATCGCGGCGGCCGGCAACGGTGGCAGTGACGGGGTGGGCGACAACAACGACACCACGGCCAATTACCCCAGCAACTACGAGTGCACCGCCAACGGCAGCTACGACTGCGTCGTGGCCGTCGCGGCCATCGCCAAAGACGGCTCGCTCGCGCGTTTCTCGAACTACGGCGCCAAGACCGTAGACCTCGGCGCGCCCGGCGTGGCCGTGATGTCCACCCTGCCCGGCAACACCTACGGCTCCTACAACGGCACCAGCATGGCCACCCCGCACGTGTCGGGCGGAGCGGCGCTGTACGCCAGCACCCACGCAGGAGCGAGTGCCACGCAGATCCGGCAGGCCATCATGGACGCCGCACAGGCCACGCCTACGGCGTCGTTGCAAAACAAGACGGTCACGAACGGTCGCCTGAACGTCGGCGCCTTCTAG
- a CDS encoding sugar ABC transporter permease translates to MTRAPLNASDLPPGGYVHREPGLLRRALPWLILVACVAGVVVLGYLLAQNMAGRPKSFTIYFVEGGWKRFLLFLLAASGVLALTSLIGQKIGQRVTRRKVSYVAVLGDQLTHLFLILVVLVAVYPLVYVLVAAFDPRNSLFAFPDFDNPNILYRTGLLPNLSVLSLENFRRLFDGVVVPWWQLLLAGLGGAALSALLLFALIGRVSGKAASATSTAFERNRAWAMRLLIAALVLLVVFMTPAQFTGQGNESRFLLSVRNTLLVSGITGVLAILLSTTAGYAMARLRFPGRFQTLLFFIFIQMFPVFLALVAVYTLMVILGLTNTFTGLILAYSGGAIAFNTWIFKGYVESLPESLEEAAMVDGATRWQALLRVVLPLSGGMLAFIFLNQFIGTYAEFILANVLLTGVEKWTVGVMLLSFTAGQFSTQWGIFAAAAALGALPIVALFYGFQQYFVGGTVAGGVKE, encoded by the coding sequence ATGACGCGCGCGCCTCTGAATGCCTCCGATCTTCCACCGGGAGGTTACGTTCACCGTGAACCCGGTCTGCTGCGCCGGGCGCTGCCGTGGCTGATCCTGGTTGCCTGCGTCGCTGGGGTGGTCGTTCTGGGTTACCTGCTGGCCCAGAACATGGCCGGCCGGCCCAAGAGCTTCACCATTTATTTTGTGGAAGGCGGCTGGAAGCGTTTCTTGCTGTTCCTGCTCGCCGCGAGCGGTGTGCTGGCGCTGACCAGCCTGATCGGGCAGAAAATCGGGCAGCGCGTCACCCGGCGCAAGGTCAGCTACGTGGCGGTGCTGGGTGACCAGCTGACCCACCTGTTTCTGATCCTGGTGGTGCTGGTCGCCGTGTATCCGCTGGTGTACGTGCTCGTGGCCGCTTTTGACCCACGCAACAGCCTGTTCGCGTTTCCGGACTTTGATAACCCGAACATCCTGTACCGCACCGGGTTGCTGCCGAACCTGAGTGTGCTGAGCCTGGAGAACTTCAGGCGTCTCTTTGACGGCGTGGTTGTGCCCTGGTGGCAGCTGCTGCTGGCCGGGCTGGGAGGAGCGGCATTGAGCGCGCTGCTGCTGTTTGCCCTGATAGGTCGTGTCAGCGGAAAGGCGGCGTCAGCGACGAGTACGGCCTTCGAACGCAACCGTGCCTGGGCCATGCGGCTGCTGATTGCCGCACTGGTGCTGCTGGTGGTCTTCATGACACCCGCGCAGTTCACCGGACAGGGCAACGAAAGCCGCTTCTTGCTGTCGGTGCGCAATACGCTGCTGGTGTCGGGCATCACGGGCGTGCTGGCGATTCTGCTGTCGACCACCGCGGGCTACGCCATGGCAAGGCTGCGTTTTCCGGGACGCTTTCAGACGCTGCTGTTCTTCATTTTCATTCAGATGTTCCCGGTCTTTCTGGCCCTGGTGGCGGTCTATACGCTGATGGTCATCCTGGGACTCACCAACACCTTCACCGGCCTGATCCTGGCTTACTCGGGCGGCGCGATCGCCTTCAACACCTGGATTTTCAAAGGGTATGTCGAGAGCCTGCCCGAATCGCTCGAAGAAGCCGCGATGGTGGACGGCGCCACCCGCTGGCAAGCGTTGTTGCGGGTGGTGCTGCCCCTGTCCGGCGGGATGCTGGCGTTCATCTTCCTGAATCAGTTCATTGGCACCTACGCCGAATTCATTCTGGCGAACGTACTGCTCACGGGCGTGGAAAAGTGGACCGTCGGCGTGATGCTGCTGAGTTTCACCGCCGGGCAGTTCTCGACCCAGTGGGGCATCTTTGCCGCCGCGGCGGCACTGGGCGCCCTGCCGATCGTGGCACTCTTCTACGGCTTTCAGCAATACTTCGTGGGCGGCACGGTTGCGGGTGGCGTCAAGGAATAA